The following are encoded in a window of Vibrio azureus genomic DNA:
- a CDS encoding DUF1566 domain-containing protein: MKRSLIVINKIFLIYFIIYSINLQAQTCYSNIEPTAPDQRFQIEEPTPNEAVVIDTETSLMWKRCSEGLEGRNCDQGIRSKLTWEAALLSTISQGFAGYSDWRVPDIKELTSLLEMSCRVPVINGNIFPVFGGGYYWTSSTNIDQLDQAWVIYFNWGYITTGSKDGTNELLLVRNN, from the coding sequence ATGAAAAGGAGTCTTATTGTTATAAATAAGATATTTCTTATTTATTTTATTATCTATTCAATAAATTTACAGGCTCAAACATGTTACAGCAATATTGAACCAACGGCTCCTGATCAAAGATTTCAAATTGAAGAGCCTACCCCCAATGAAGCTGTAGTTATTGATACCGAAACATCATTGATGTGGAAGCGATGCAGTGAAGGTTTAGAGGGACGTAATTGTGATCAAGGAATAAGAAGTAAATTGACTTGGGAGGCTGCCTTATTGTCCACGATTTCGCAAGGTTTTGCTGGTTACTCTGACTGGAGAGTGCCAGATATAAAGGAACTGACAAGCTTACTTGAAATGTCATGCAGAGTACCTGTTATCAATGGAAATATATTTCCTGTATTTGGTGGGGGCTACTACTGGACATCATCAACAAATATTGACCAGCTCGACCAAGCGTGGGTGATATATTTTAACTGGGGGTATATTACCACCGGTAGTAAAGATGGAACTAACGAATTATTACTTGTGAGAAATAATTGA